From Phaeodactylum tricornutum CCAP 1055/1 chromosome 23, whole genome shotgun sequence, one genomic window encodes:
- a CDS encoding predicted protein: MNTEPSFANQRSRRLLSMTRSASKKPSRSGRLEEQRVGSFSQLHRYDPDITMFEDNPLANTFRITDVSKKASKESKRPGLFKWFRRSARDLLHYPPHSLANEDTTAGSTSGSLPQQAMAPASVLATPTVKQENSRALLLSTMELSRDAHQVFGSFRNQAADQQHSPHGRGVVSSSIPTNSTKPQATDPVLGSILRVPPRQKSAARHPDAPLTRPRSGRFRSGLARTQKARSFRAPQPRLVTPPPRRPSTTRSHSQQNLQNSRRREQKDIFVNFSETLHDDGVPLNVDFGWTAAGGSTSVHSASVHSEGSSSLSSGPDSNSRASRTSSRAYSCRKPGPQSTLMEIAPGLFLPLRTTAETLQAVQRDTLLTHDCVSCTAALYCMQQAEVIVCPYCRVIEPLRHGQSGGAVGMGFGARDLWEMRNAIAVKDDDDDVDVK, from the coding sequence TGTCCATGACTAGATCGGCGAGCAAGAAGCCGTCCCGGTCTGGCCGTCTCGAAGAGCAGCGCGTGGGTTCCTTCTCGCAGCTGCACAGATATGATCCCGATATAACTATGTTCGAGGACAATCCACTCGCCAACACCTTTCGCATTACGGAcgtttcgaagaaagctaGCAAAGAGAGCAAACGTCCAGGACTCTTCAAATGGTTCCGACGTTCCGCCCGAGATCTTCTCCACTATCCACCTCATTCTCTGGCAAACGAAGACACCACCGCTGGTTCTACCAGTGGATCGCTCCCACAACAAGCGATGGCACCCGCATCCGTACTGGCAACTCCAACAGTAAAGCAGGAGAATAGCCGGGCCCTCCTTCTTTCTACCATGGAGCTGTCACGAGACGCTCACCAAGTTTTTGGAAGTTTCCGTAATCAAGCCGCCGATCAGCAGCATTCCCCACACGGTCGTGGTGTGGTGTCCAGTAGTATTCCCACCAACTCTACAAAACCACAAGCAACGGATCCAGTGTTGGGATCCATTCTGAGAGTACCACCGCGTCAGAAAAGCGCAGCTCGCCATCCCGACGCCCCGCTGACCCGTCCTCGATCGGGTCGTTTTCGTTCGGGTTTGGCGCGGACGCAAAAAGCCCGCTCGTTCCGAGCACCACAGCCACGTCTCGTTacgccaccaccacgacgCCCGTCCACTACGCGATCTCATTCGCAGCAGAACTTGCAGAATTCTCGACGTCGCGAACAGAAAGATATTTTTGTAAACTTTTCGGAAACCCTTCACGATGATGGGGTGCCGTTGAACGTCGATTTCGGATGGACCGCCGCGGGGGGTTCGACGTCGGTCCACAGCGCCTCCGTGCACTCGGAAGGGAGTAGCAGTTTGTCGAGCGGCCCCGACAGTAACAGTCGTGCTTCACGGACATCGTCCCGGGCCTATTCCTGTCGTAAGCCCGGGCCGCAGAGCACTCTGATGGAGATTGCCCCGGGTCTGTTCCTGCCCTTGCGTACAACGGCCGAGACCTTGCAGGCTGTCCAACGTGACACCTTGCTTACACACGATTGTGTATCGTGTACGGCTGCCTTGTATTGCATGCAACAGGCGGAAGTCATTGTGTGTCCGTACTGTCGGGTCATCGAACCGTTACGGCACGGGCAGTCGGGCGGCGCCGTCGGCATGGGATTCGGTGCCAGGGACCTGTGGGAAATGCGGAACGCAATCGCTGTgaaggacgacgacgacgacgtggacgtCAAGTAA